From Antedon mediterranea chromosome 9, ecAntMedi1.1, whole genome shotgun sequence, a single genomic window includes:
- the LOC140059180 gene encoding dolichol-phosphate mannosyltransferase subunit 3-like, with amino-acid sequence MATKLMQWLIGLSLFVSVWASLVFNLVPVQIDSRVYDVLWPMPVYLLIAFGSYSLIVIGYRVATFNDCEEAAESLRKEIEEAKQDLTKKGLKL; translated from the exons ATGGCAACAAAATTGATGCAGTGGCTGATTGGGCTTTCATTATTCGTTAGTGTCTGGGCATCACTTGTATTCAATCTGGTACCAGTACAAATTGACTCTAGGGTATATGACGTACTGTGGCCT aTGCCTGTCTATTTGTTAATAGCCTTTGGG AGTTATTCGTTAATTGTCATTGGTTACCGGGTCGCTACGTTTAATGATTGCGAGGAAGCTGCTGAATCACTACGAAAG gaAATTGAGGAAGCAAAACAAGATCTAACAAAGAAAGGACTAAAGTTATGA